A single genomic interval of Arachis duranensis cultivar V14167 chromosome 7, aradu.V14167.gnm2.J7QH, whole genome shotgun sequence harbors:
- the LOC107459655 gene encoding uncharacterized protein LOC107459655: MSGYGGGSNKGPVKVVIINTQYVETDATSFKSVVQKLTGKDSSDDYGKPRLDKLRDHHHHHHQRKNYYNNNNNNNNHVHVPDSSSSAGNNNNNGFVNQFLIRDMSFKEFDRLFSQMPPINDILSE, translated from the coding sequence ATGTCTGGTTATGGCGGTGGAAGCAACAAAGGTCCAGTGAAGGTTGTGATTATAAACACGCAATATGTGGAAACTGATGCTACAAGCTTCAAATCTGTGGTTCAGAAGCTAACTGGTAAAGACTCTTCTGATGATTATGGGAAACCTCGTCTTGATAAGCTGAGagatcaccatcatcatcatcatcaaaggaagaattattacaataataataataataataataatcatgttCATGTGCCTGATTCTTCTTCATCAGCaggtaacaataataataatggttttGTAAACCAGTTTTTGATTAGAGATATGTCGTTTAAGGAGTTTGATAGGTTGTTTAGTCAGATGCCACCCATAAACGACATTTTGTCCGAGTAA